Genomic DNA from Candidatus Eisenbacteria bacterium:
CTCCAGGACGAAACCTACTTCATCTCCTGATTCGTTTCCGGAATATTACCTGGGACCGACACGTCTCCTGCAGCGGGTTTTCCCGGCGTGCTCGTTCCAGCTTTACAACAAAGTGACTCTTACCCCTAAGGAGGAGCCCCTTGGACCTTTTCGAGGCGATTCACGATCGAAGGAGCATCCGCGAGTACGAGGAGCGACCGGTGTCGGAGGAGACGATGGAAGCGCTGCTCCGGGCGGCGATGGCCGCGCCGAGCGCGGGGAACGCTCGCCCCTGGGCGTTCCTGACTCTCACGGACCGGAAGCTGTTGGACGCGATCCCGGAAATACACCCCCACGCGAAGATGGCCGCCCGCGCCCCGGCCGCGGTGCTGGTCTGCGCGGAACCCGGCCGCGAGAAGTACCCGGGCAACTGGCCTCAGGACTGCGCGGCGGCGACGCAGAACCTTCTCCTCGCCGCCCACGCCTCCGGCCTCGGCGCGGTCTGGTGCGGCGTCTGGCCGAACCGGGAGAGGATGGAAAATTTCCGGCGGGTCTTCGCGCTCCCCGAAGGGATCGAGCCGCACGCCCTGGTCTGCCTGGGCTATCGGGCGGAGACGAAAACGCGCGCCGACCGCTACGAGCCGGAGCGCGTCCACCGGAACGGTTGGTAGTGAGACCGATCAAAAATGAACGGATCGACGGGAAACGGACCGGTGCGATCCACCTCCCCCCTTCCCGTCATCCTTTCATCAGCTTCCGCCCCCAGGCGGCGAGGTTCCTCAGGCGGGCGATGATCCGTCCTTCGTCGCACCCCACCTCCAGATCCTCCTTCGAAAGGGAGGCGATCTTCTCGAGGAAGGCGCGGTTCTGCTCGTTGCGCGCGGCGACGAGACGGGCGATCTCGGCGGCCACCTCCTCGTGCCGCGCGAGGAGCTTCGCGAAAGCCTCCCTCGGAATCTCGATCAGCTCCGCCTCCTCCTTGAAGAGACCGGTGGCGGTCCGAGGCATGCCGGTGAAGAGGGACATCTCACCGATAATCTCCCCCGGCCCGGTACGGAAGGCGAAACGGTGTTCCTCGCCCCCCTCACGGTAATCGATGAAGCCGTCCACGGCGCCGCGGGCGACGACGTAACACGCCTCGCCCGCGTCCCCCTGTCGAAAGAGGACCTCCCCCTTGGTGTAGCGGACGGCGCGGCAGCCTCGGGCGAATTCCCCGATCGCTTCTTCCGGCAGGAGCCTCTCCGGCGTGCCGCCCTCCACGGCGGGCGGGCGGGAGAGGAAGGCGCTCGAAGCGAGGACCCGCGCCGCCTCCTCCGTCGACTCCTCCGGCGGCGGGAGGCGGCGCTGGTTGTAAACCACCGCCATGAAATCGTTCAGTAGCTGATCGCTCATGGGGAAAGGGATCTCGATGCCGCGACGCTTGAACTTGTACCAGATCAGTCGAGCGACTTCACCGCGGATCGGGTTCTTCCGCCAGTAGTTGCGCGACCAAAAATAAAGCCGGTAGTTGATCCCGAAGTCGAGATAATCAACGACATACGCGACCGGCGGCGGCGTGTCGGCCGTGAGAGACGCCTCCCGGGCCGCCTCTTCCAGCGCTGCGATGACATCCGCCGGCGCGTCGGAATAGCTCGCCCCCACTTCGATATTGTGGCGGTGGAGCTGGTCCGGCTTGCTGTAGTTGACGATCGTCTCCGAGGCGAGCACGCTGTTCGGGATACACACGTAGTCGTCGTCCCGCGTGCGGATCACCGTCTCCCGCCAGTTGGTGCGCACCACCTTCCCTTCCTTGTCGCCGATCCCGATCAGGTTTCCCGTCTCCACGGTGCGCACCAGGTTCAGCGAGATGCCGGCGAGGAGATTGCCGAGCACTCCCTGCAGCGCGAGGCCGATCACCATGGAGAGAATCGCCGACGTGGCGAGCAGGGGAGTGATATTCACACCCAAAATGGTTCGGAGAACCGCGAGCGCGGCGACCAGGTAGAGAACGCCGAGGAGGATCCGCCGGAGAAGGGTCGGCACGGGAAAGGGGATTTCCCGGTTTCTCTGATGGACATGATAGATGACGCCGTCCAACAGTCGAACGAGGCAAAAGACGATCCAGAAGATGTTCCAGGCGAGGACGCGGTCCGAGAAGACCGCCCCTTCGCGGAAACCCCAGGGGCTCCGGAGCAGCGTGGCGACCAGCGTG
This window encodes:
- a CDS encoding nitroreductase family protein, with the protein product MDLFEAIHDRRSIREYEERPVSEETMEALLRAAMAAPSAGNARPWAFLTLTDRKLLDAIPEIHPHAKMAARAPAAVLVCAEPGREKYPGNWPQDCAAATQNLLLAAHASGLGAVWCGVWPNRERMENFRRVFALPEGIEPHALVCLGYRAETKTRADRYEPERVHRNGW
- a CDS encoding mechanosensitive ion channel; translation: MDTQVADALTQAVPTWTQALRFLAILSLAGALHVGARYGFRRRPLHALLLRVSFPASVLLLTLVATLLRSPWGFREGAVFSDRVLAWNIFWIVFCLVRLLDGVIYHVHQRNREIPFPVPTLLRRILLGVLYLVAALAVLRTILGVNITPLLATSAILSMVIGLALQGVLGNLLAGISLNLVRTVETGNLIGIGDKEGKVVRTNWRETVIRTRDDDYVCIPNSVLASETIVNYSKPDQLHRHNIEVGASYSDAPADVIAALEEAAREASLTADTPPPVAYVVDYLDFGINYRLYFWSRNYWRKNPIRGEVARLIWYKFKRRGIEIPFPMSDQLLNDFMAVVYNQRRLPPPEESTEEAARVLASSAFLSRPPAVEGGTPERLLPEEAIGEFARGCRAVRYTKGEVLFRQGDAGEACYVVARGAVDGFIDYREGGEEHRFAFRTGPGEIIGEMSLFTGMPRTATGLFKEEAELIEIPREAFAKLLARHEEVAAEIARLVAARNEQNRAFLEKIASLSKEDLEVGCDEGRIIARLRNLAAWGRKLMKG